Below is a window of Malus domestica chromosome 13, GDT2T_hap1 DNA.
attgtaaaacaaatgtgagaaataagatgatggatgggatagctagaggctttttctccacacatgacatgtatgcaaataactcgatttccagttaatacttcattgaattatgaacgacaatgctccaaattaaccgtgacattactagttaactcttagattttccttgttttattggattagatgacatcattcgacaacccaaaacattcttctaaagttccctacatgacatcataatagagatacaatcaaagatcattacgtttgaaaatcataagcattgacaaagcacttgcaactatgacatcatgtcactcatgctaggaattgaacttaacgcgatcgtttataagcgacattcactacatgtgaatataagtttgtaacgattatgtgaaacttccttatattctagcaacggatttatgcatgccaattaagcgtcgacccttaattaacaaatacaaataagttatcaatcaaatagttaagccaattgcattcacaattcaagagttcataactggaatttattaaattatattgcacacataatcatggctttgaaatcatccctagccgcgaggggtttagccactcatatttacaacaaaacgaaagaaaatgaatttaaacattagaaacaaaaaaaaggaaacacctaaacgctccaacgatccaagttagatagcaagcatgtccaagcactttccttcccttcctttgctacagcacaaggtgttggtgagtgttagaaggtttgtttgtatggaggaatggatgtgaagatgaatggatgtgaatgaaggttgtgttgaaatgggagtgaatgatctaaccaagtatgaactaaatttatgttacacacacttccttttatagaggaagtgcatggcaatggaggggaacatggagtggtgtagcaattaagtgcaatgatgcatgaaatctgaaatgatggagggaacaaggagtggtgtagcaattgagtgcaatgattaaatgtaatgatgcatgaaatctgaaatgatggagggaacaaggaatggtgtagcaattgagtgcaatgagtggtgtttgaaatgattcaaaggtgaaagtgaaatgatgatgcaaagcatgggggtaaaatggagtggtgttgcagctagggaacatgaatgattgtgcacatggtagagaaaggaaagaaaggtggaatgatgcaacaaatgagtcaatggagggaacatggatgatgatgcacggcataggaatccaaaggaagtgcaatggtggtgcacgacaatgatggaaaggtgaatggtggagtgacacccctttgtggctgagctctttgtcctttttacattaattcttctttctctttaacacattcctagcctctttagtcttcaatttcatccatccactttggtccatgcatgtgctattcattccaagcccaaaatgcaccaaaatgcatcttattgcttcataaggcctatggacctacaaacacacgaaaatagcttaaaatacataattaactaagaaataacaacataaatgcatgagaacaagctaacttagtcacataaatatgctcctatcactagcCATGGtgaagggtttgaaaacccaaattttcaaTATTAACTAGATGAGCTCAAATTTACATGGTAGCTAGAGCTCAACAAGGGAAACACTTTTCACAAATAATCCGACGACCAATTCTAACCGGAAGCCGTCCAAATTCACCGGAGAAAACCGGGTTTCTAGGGTTCTAAACACCCAACTCTAAAACGAATACGAAAGCACAAACCAAGCATACcaacttgaagattatgaagagtagatgAAATTTCATACCTCACTCGAAGGAAATGATTGTCGGATTCAtcggaaaaaaaaagataaaatcgCCAGAAACCCACGGAACTTTGCTGCCTCAAACTGGAAAAATGGATAAGAAAATGGGAAATCTAAAAATACAGAGATCTAGGGCTCGccaagagctttccatggacaccaagattACCCAAAACAGAGCTCGGATGAAGGAGATATGAGCAGGTCAAGATGGCGGGTTAATGGGTCGAAATCACCCAAAAAGGGGCTGAAATCAGCCAttccgttttttttttcccagaaACCTCCCCCTCTCTAATTGGTCTCTCCCTCTTTTATTAAACTTACTTAACCTTTAACCCACATGTGGGAATTAAATAATTCCCACAATCTATAGctcacaacttcaaacgtctgtaactataccgttataactcggactcgcaaacggctttcgcttATGCGCTCATGGCTTCGAGACCTATTTGAAAACGTTACTTATGACCTCAAAAGGTCAACGAATTTTAAATAGTTatttccaaacttcactcttcgtaatagtttaattaaaatctaattccaaacaatttaaaataaattctcgagaaataatataaaatctcaatagtaCAAATACgcagattataacagtgaaatctgGGAACGAGATTTCAcaatagtagagagaaagagagatatgtgtaattgtgaggtgtgttatTCCACAttattgtgtctttatttatagtagtaaggaaAGTTTATTCcttaccctttaggattacaacatttaataggtaatttaCTTCTAATAGGAATACaagatacattctcatatctactagaatttacacaatcacattccttaatctaataggactgtaacaatatttttatttttaatgtgttttataatttttttaatctcactccttgcctatagtatactataaaaataaataaataaaacataataccataataattaataaacaatatattcatATCCACTAtatatctattgtattttatagtaagtttttttagtagtttaaaaaattaaaatcatcaaaataatttttttcttatcgtGTCGAAACAGGTTACCTGCGTGTCACTCGTGTAAACCTGTTAATGACCTGTTATCAACGAGTTCTTATTGTGTGATCCGATAACGAcctgattagttatcgtgtttaCCTGAAACCCGTTATTTACATGTCATTTATGTATCATGTTAACGGATCATGTAAGAAATTGTCAGATCTACTTATGAGGTGCCTAAATCCAACTAGTTGTTGGAACACTCACACGTACATTCAATCTGGACCGGCCATAACATTCCTAATGGTTGCTGACTTAAACCTAACACATGGTGAGTTAACATGGAATATTCTCTACTAATTATATGCAATGAAGTGGGTGGACGGTAAGGAATCTCTTGTATAAAACATCAGGATGACCAAGGGCAGGCATTTTTAGACTTTTTATCCTTTCCCTTTTTTCCATTTTATTAGCATATAAGGTACTTATTCCctcaaaaaatataaataaaatttgcaCCTTTATCCTTTTTCAAGCTATTAAAAGTCCCTCTCTCCTCATTTCCATGCAAAAACCCAAGAGAGTGAAAAATGGGAGAAGGAGAAGAGATTAATgtaggagaagaagaaagagagaatatTAGTCTCAAGGACCTCTCTAAGAAGCTTGAGGAATTTGCCAAGGCTAGAGACTGGGAGAAATATCATAGTCCCAGAAATCTACtccttgctatggtaaaactaAATCCTTCCCCTACTACTATCTACTCTCATCATTTGTTTTGTTAACCATGAAACTGTGTTCTATGTATGATGCAAGCCTAACCATGCTACTCTATCCATCGTCTTGTCATTCATTTCTATGTTACTTTTCTCTTTCATTAGTTTTTACGTTTGGGTCGTGCAATCTTCTTTGCTCTTGGAAAATGGTTTGAGGACATAAGATGTTTATATATTCATATTACCATATTAATTATGATGATATTATGTTAATGTACGGTTCAAATTCACAGTCTGAAGAATATAAGTATATTAGTGTTTGAAAAATTGCTCTAGACGGTTGCCTAGGGCAGTAGGTGGTGGCTAACTGCTGCGATTTTGCCATAGGCATGAAGGGAATTAGAAAATGAATCAGGCGTCCGCCTGAGCGAAGTTATACTAAAGTAGGCGGGGGTGGGCGAGCTTATACGGAACACTGAATCTGAAATTTTTTTAGTTGCAGAGCTAGTGACAGACTTATAGGGAAGATGATTTGCCTTTGAATATTACCTATAGACGTAAAATTTTCTCACAGACTCATCGTTTTGTAtccttttttttcatctctAAATGAATCCCACCACCTTCCTCTTTGCTAACATTTCATATTTATTATCCTTACCACCTCCTCTTTCGTTGAACTgttgttttatattttatttaggataaagttagggagactaaatttgcagacaaaattttgaaaactaaagaacatggaagttgatgattaatttattacttaagcgttgataaatgTGATTATTCTTATTGGTGatacattatttaatttgtatATTTAGTTgtcaaatttaatctctctagaATTACCCTTTTATTCGTCGTATATTATTTACTTTTTCTCTTTAAGATCCTACCATATTATTTACTTAAAATTCtctttacatatataaaatataaataatgcTGGGCACATTGAATATAAGATATTGTATTCGTCCCTTTAAAAATAACACAAATACTATTTAATGcttattatatatatagtaagagtaaactgtcatttaaccccctaaactatcacgtgagtttcaatttcccccctgaactattTTTTCAGCCAATTGACCCCCTAAACTATATTAAAATGGCCAATTAACCCCCTACCGTTAAATATCTTTAACTCCATCCAATTTTCTGTTAGAAAGAGTCATGTGCTTGGCACATGACcacctttttacattttatgtctaaatctttacaaagaaaacatataaaataaatattaaaaaaaaaaaacatacaaaccctaaacttaatcattcaaaataatagaaaaggtaaggctttttatattaacaccccacaaaatgttgaatgcaccccatattaaaatttaatattaaatgacttatttactccactatgcaatgacaattttgacattattaggtttaaaaaaaaaatttataaatacatcccaaatcacttttagcatattatttatcttctcaactatcaaaaccctctcatcctccattgttgaacaaaatcataaccaatgaaactacaaacatgttgattgagaaaaattgtttttgatgaatgaaacatgaaatcgatgtttctgaagcttcacatgaggtaagacttcatatttttcattgttttagtgatttcgatgacatcgataattatttaatcttgcgtttgctgcattatttttcaatatgaaccctcaaagatgaatatgaatatgaatatgaatatataagtttaaataatgcagcaaacgcaagattaaataattatcgatgtcatcgaaatcactaaaacaatgaaaaatgtgaagtcttacctcatgtgaagcttcagaaacatcgatttcgtgtttcattcgtcaaaaacaatttttctcaatcaacatgtttgtagtttcattgattagggttttgttcaacaatggaggatgagagggttttgatagttgagaagataaataatacgctaaaagtgatttggagtgtatttataatttttttttaaacctaataaggtcaaaattgtcattgcatagtagagtaaataaatcatttaatattaaattttaatatgggtgcattcaacattttatagggtgttaatataaaaagccttactttttctattattttgaatgattaagtttagggtttgtatgttttttttttaatatttgttttatatgttttctttgtaaagatttagacataaaatgtaaaaaaggTGGTCATGTGCCAAGCACATGACACTTTCTAACAGAAAATTGGATGGAGTTAAAGATACTTAACGGTAGGGGGTTAATTGGCCACTTTAACATAGTTTAGGGGGTCAATTGGCTGAAAAAATAGTTCAAGGGGGAAATTGAAACTCACGTGATAGTTTAGGGGGTTAAATGACAGTTTACTCTATAtagtaaatattattttttttaaaagcgcCTAGGCCCCTCTTAGGTCTCTAGGCACTGAGCTCATTCTCGCTACCCGACCATCGCTTGGcatgtataattgtatatacaCATACAAACATGTTGGAAGATGTTCCTTAATTTgccacatacatacatacatttttttctatttttcctcTTTTGTTCCATTTTATTTGATCTCTTTGTAGATGCAAACATATTATTCCTAAACATGTGCATGAGCTGTCCGTTTCATTAATTTGTCGGTGTTTCTttatttgataattttaaattatttaactTACGGGAGTGAGAATTCAAATTAAGATTTAAGTGAACGGTCATAGTGCTCTGACCAACTAGCCTAATACATACCTGCTTTTGAACTTTTAACATAAACTTCATGAAACACCAAGGCAATTAAACATTATTCATTCACATGAGTGTGGTTTAATAGTTTCTGAAATATGAAGCTGCTAAACTGTACGGCACGAGTGGTTGAAAATACAAATAGAATTCGAAAACAGATAAATAATTTTCATGTTTGGTATAACATATAGGATGGACTGGATGTTGTGTAGGTGGGAGAGGTAGGAGAGCTATCAGAAATATTCCAATGGAGGGGAGAGGTGGACAGAGGGTTGCCAAATTGGGAGGAATCAGATAAAGAGCATCTGGGAGAAGAGCTTTCCGATGTGCTTCTTTACCTCATCAGGCTGGCGGATATATGCGGCATTGATCTTGCTCATGCTGCCTCCAAAAAGATTGTCAAGAATGCCATCAAATACCCTCCCAAATTCTTCTAAATTAATTACCTTAATTATTCAAACACATGATAATTTGTGTATTTCTCAATTTTGTTTCATGATAAGATGATGAGCTTTGAAAACTTGgaattttcaataaaataattatatgaATTTTAGAGTGCAATgtctaattaatttaatttctccTTATTTTCTAATTGGCTAATGGAGATCGTGTATACTTCATACCATCTATTTGTTTCTACTTATATGTTAAAGGTGTTGGTTTAAATTATGAATAACGAGTTTGATACAGTGTAAATATAAAAGGTACATCACTAAACTATAGGACAATGCACAACTTTTTAATTTGATGATTTGTGAATTTGATTAAAAATGTACAAATACAAAAATGCACTTCCATACAAATTTGTTTACTTCATATTTGTTGGTTCAATCTACTCTAATAGAAATTTAATTATGATCATTTATCAAACTCAAACAAGGCCAGATATCAACTTTTTACACCAGCTTTTGATTACCTATTAATCTgacaattttttgtttgtttcgaatAATTAACGTCCAAAACAAGCTCCGAAAGTTGATAATCAAACTTTAGTGTTCAAGATTAAGTGGCCTTTTACCACAATGGTGAAGATGAGTGTTGCCTTTGCACCATGACGTGGATTTGAATCTCTTTTGCTCtctaatttaacaaattttAGTGTTCAAGATTAGGCAGATCTCACCCGAGTCAAAGGCCTCAGAGCTGCAGAGATAGATTTTAATTCCTAGTCCATGATTATCTCCATATGAAATATGAACATTAATACACACTATCATGTTTTGGTTTTAGCTACCGTAAATTCATTTACTTAATACATTCACAATCTAACAATAAAATATACAATTAAAAAGAGAGAATATACTAACAGTTAAATAGTAAATCAATTAAGGGCATATACTGTACTGTAATTAATCCTCTATTTTTCACCCTTTTGTACACTCTAATTCTATCCCTTGACtccttttcttaatttgtttaatCCAATAACAAGAATAAAAGAGCGCGGTGCTGGAATCGAGATTTAATCTGAATTTTTGTGTTTGGGACCGACGGACACGGTGATTCGAAACATTCATTTTAAATCATACGTCATACATTACCCTATCCCATTAATCCATCTCACACAGTTAAGTGTCCTGATCTCTTTCATTTCTTTGAACGGTCCAGATTTATCCATCCGTGGACTCCTAACTACGAGATCCCGAGAAGAATGAATTCGAGGTGATGAAACTGAAAGAATATGCGCATGAATTATAActtgattataaaaaataaaaaaataaaaattaaacagattataaaaaattaaaattaaaaaaattaaaaaggccACGAACCCGCCTAGCCTTGAGCGGGCTGGCGGTTATCCCTTTCGCCAATCCAACACGTCTTCGTATCCCGGACTCTGCGGATTCGTAGTTGATCCCCAAAACAGTCAATTAGTCAAATCCCTTTCACTCCTTCTATACATTCACCTtccaaatcaattcaaatcacagAAGAAGGATCCGATTCTCCCATTGCAATTTCTCCACCCAAAGGTTTCCCATTTCTGGAATAATCGAATCCAACCCAACCCACATTTTAAATTTCGATTTTGATCCTCACCATTTCTGCAATCTCACCCAGATCCAACCGCATCAGCAACTTTCGTGTAAGCTCCGATCTTCCTCTAACTCTATCTGAATTACCCATTTGTTGTTCATCTGGATCATTTTTCGATTAAGCTGAAAGATTTGAgctttatttgtaattttttttttttgtgaatttgaATGGTGATATGAATTGCGCAGTGAAGTGGGAAGAAGATGGAGGGGACTGTGTTCGCTCCTGCTCTGGAAGGATTCAAGACTGTCAAGTCCGAACAAGGAGAGATTCTGACCAAGCCTTTCCTTGATGTCTGCAAGCAGATTTTGCCTGTTATAGGTTCATTTCTCCCCCTCTTTTGCTCTGACCTAGAAATTGAACCGGGTTTTCGTTTTCGTTAATGCCCGATTGCTGTTTGTACCCGGTTTTTAACCACAATGCTAGCTAcccatttgttaaaattttataaTATGAGCTTCATGAGTTGGTTCTGGGCTTGATCCTTTTGACTTACAAGTTGAAATTCGAAATTGGTGTTAGATAAGTTTGGAGCTGCTATGACCCTTGTTAAATCGGACATCGGAGGTAACATAACGGTAAGAATGTTCTTTTACTTGTATTTTCCCCATTTGTGCTCGCTGTGAGTTTAGTAGAATTATGTTTTCTGTTGTCTAACTTGTATATGTCAGTGATCTATATTTCCATACTATGTAAACAAGTTAGATcatcttttagtttttttttattttttatttattttgagtgCCCATTTGTGTTCTCAATCTCatcaattttgggttttttcagAGATTGGAATCTAAATATACATCCAATCCTGCCGCATTCAACCACTTGTACAGATTGGTACAAGTTGAGATTGAAACGAAAACAGCAAAAGCATCATCCAGCTGCACCAACGGTCTTCTTTGGTTGACAAGGTAAATGATATGATCATTAACGTGTGTTTTTGTGCTTTTATGATGTTGCACTTTGTTATAATTGATACCTCATATGTATGATACTATTCTTATTCATTTCAGAGCAATGGATTTCTTGGTAGAGCTATTCCGGAACTTACTGGAGCATCAAGATTGGTCAATGTCTCAGGCTTGTACAGATTCCTACGGCAAGACCCTGAAAAAATATCATGGATGGCTTGCTAGTTCAAGTTTCAGTGTAATGTCTCTGATGCCCCTTCCATTATTTGATGCACTACCAGTTTTCATACTGGCTTTAGTCCTCTGATGTCTTATGCTGGACTTAGATAGTACTATGACAGTGATTATATTTCTGCAAGTTCAGTGCTTCCGTTTTAAAATGCTTGACTGTGTAAAATTTTCGTTTTGTTGGGCCCTGGAGGTACTCTTATGGTTTCGCAAATCTCTATCTTCATAAACTACTCTTTGGTGCTATTCTTTCTCTTGTACAAGAATTTAGGCATGTAAAAAGTACAGATCAGAAACCAAGAaactattaattttattaaccCTGGaagcttttttgtgttttccCTTTTAGAAAAATCCCTATCGTAAAGTCCACTTAGATTTAATTATCCATTAGTTGATCATTACTCTGAGATTTAATTATTATACAGTTTCGTTTTGGTATTTCACCTCTTGTTTACTGAATGTTTGAAAGATATAGCGAACGAGAACTTTTTTCTTCTAGAAATTTGGACTTATTAGTCACTATAATGATAGGTTGCCATGAAGCTCGCTCCTGACCGAAAGAAGTTCATGGAGGTGATAGGAGGCAACGGCGATATCATGGGTGACATAGAGAAATTCTGCACTGCCTTTACGCCTCTTCTTCAAGAGAATCACAAGTTTTTGGTAAGGTTTTATTTGTGTTGCCGAATTTAGTGAGAGCCAATTTCTATGACATCATTGTTTAGTTCTGAGGTTCAAAGTTGCATTATTAATTGACCACAATGATCGGGTAGAATTACCAATGGATGATTAAGGGAGAAGTTGAAGGAACAGTCTCTATTCCATTAGTTAGCCACACAAGATTGAGTTTGGACAACGCTCTGTTTTGAAAATTCCCCGAACTATTGCTCTTGAAACACGTTATACTAAAAAGTAACTCGGGTCTTGTAAGATTAGTGAAACTCAAAGATCTTGAATATCCTTCGGTTGGAAGGGAAGTTCCATAATTTCCTCCAGTTGTGATTCCATTGATTTTCTATTTGGAAACAACAATGAGAACTGAAGACAAGAAATTAATAACTGATTTGCTATCGGAAACAGTTAAAATATATGCTGACGAAGTTTATTCTATTGACACAGGCTAGGGTCGGCATGGATGATTTGAAGGCTTCGTAATTGAGAAGGTTTTCTGATGAGAGGAAGCTTGTGCCCTTGGACTTGTCCGGGTCCttcaacttaaaaaaataatgcaaCTTTTTCCTGCATTTAACTTGGATATTtgattttatgtttaatgttaaATTCTTGTGAATGTTTATTACACAGGGTACCTGATTGTTATTTGGTTTTATATGCTGCGTTTCTTGCTCGTGCCTTGAGTTGTTATCATGCTTTCTTCTTGTATGCTTAGGTTGACGTGAGATATTGGATGAAACTAGTATTTAAAATATTGGTATCGGTGGAAATATCGATACGCGGATTTGTGGAAATATCGACGGATATATCGAATATCGATATCGGTTGCTTTTGATGGAAATAATGAAAGTTTAAACTCAAACTTTAGAGATTGTTAAACATTGGTTTGGACGAAAAATAAGAGTTTCTCTAACTTTTAAGATGTGTTAGAAATATTGACGATATCTATCGATTTTAACCTAAATTTAAAAGTTTCTCCAATATAAGGTGAAGTTTAGACTTCACTCCTTATTTTTatatctttctttgatttttttggaaTATCAACCAAGTTTTTATATCTTTCTTTGATTTGGACACATCGACCAAGAAATTTTAAACACTGGACCCTCTCCGCAAGGCCTTCGGTTTAGACTTCACTCCTAACGTTACGCGAGGCCTTTGGTTTTCTCCACTGTCTTTATTTGTGGCTTGATGTTGATGCAGGTAGTAGTGTTCCCTTTCTCGAAATCCTTTCCACCATATGGATTTCTTTACCATAGAAAATCATACCTTGACCTATATTCGCCTTCCTATATTCGCTAACCATTTGAGCTTCAGTTCATAAATGAGACATAAGCTAGTTCTGTAAATATGAACTAACTTCTTTTGTAAAAAGATATCGACAACACCTTTTCATATTCAGGTTATTGCGACACGTTACACTTAGATTTGTACAAACTTCATTAGCCATATTGTGTGACCCACAATGTCGTTAATTAAAAATGTACAACTACTCTTTAATCAAATTCTACGATTAGCATAACTAGCTAGTTTAGTATGCCAATGTGGCAATTGATCGTGTCCTAATTTGGAGATCGAAAGAAATctcaaagtttgaatttttgacCTCTATTGATTAAAGAACAAGAGCACAACGTATTAAAATTACTAACATCTATTGGTCATGATTAAATAAAGTGGatattaattcaattttcattcattttctcCTATATTCTTAACTTTCTCGATTCATGAATTTATAAGTAAACATGTCATAAAACGTATTTTTGAGTTgtacgaaaaagaaaaaaaaaacaaatgatttATTGGAGTGAGTCGTTGTGGGTGAAttagaaaatgataaaaaaattaggaagagGATGATAAATAAGATGTGAGCAACTATTACAATTCCACAACTGCCACACAATTGTTTTTCCCAACCGCTTTTGCCGCGCATTCACTGAAAACCCGTTAACAGGCCCCCTCACCCAAATTTAGCCTATGGTTCTCGCCATTTCTACTTCTATCTTTCTTTCGCACCCGAAAATCCGGTGAGCTACAGGTTTTGATGACTGGCCACCGGGAACGACCACTGCACTCGCCACCGGGACATCCATCAAAACCTGTGCTCTCATTTCAATTCTGATTCTTTTCGGATTTTCTGACTCACGAAAAAAATTAGGTCAGACCCCATGGCACCACATCCCACATCTGCAAATCTGGGTTTGTAAATTGACCTCTCTTTGCCCGGTTGGATTATTTGGGTACGGTGGGCAACATTTATCATGATGCCTTCACATTGCTAGACCTTGTTGTATCATGCTGAATGCCTTTCTTCTCAAGGTACCAGAACTACATTATgattatgattattttttttttttttgtgtgtgtttttggATCAATGGGGGAGGCGGGATTCGGACTTTTTTGTGTTGCGCTAATTGGGGATCAATTTCGAAAATGACACAAGATGGTGTAGCAACTAGCAactgatgaatattctttgggaAAAGGAGTTTCCAAATTGTTGCTGCAGTATTGATTCTTTTctctgttttgtggttttcatgATCAGGAGCTTGTATTACACATTGTTGCTTTCTTTGCATTTGAAGTTCCGAATAAGCGCTGCTGTCCATACGCGCTACACTCGCAACTTAATTTTCTGCTGAAGGTTTCTTCTGAAGTGCATGTCCTGAAGCACTTGAGCCAACAAAATGGCTACCAAGGTGAAGGGGCTCTTGAAAGGCCTGAAACACTTTTCGCAAATGTTTGGTACGTGCAATTTCCGTTGATTTTTCAAACATTAATTAGATTCATTTGGTTTCTCATCATACTATGTCCTTGTCATGAATTGATTAGATAGTTGTGCAGTGTCTGGTTTCAACATATGTTCTTGGTGAAATTAGCTTGCAGTTCCTATCGTTTTTTTGCTTTTTCCTTAATGTCTTCAGGGTGATATGAATAATCTTTTACCAGATGTTGAAAAGGAAGGGCAAAGTGATTGACCAAGCTGTACAAATTTTGCAGATGAGAAAAATGATGACATACAAATTGGATTTCCCACAGATGTTAAGCATGTTGGGCACATTGGATGGGATGGTCCATCTACAAATAGTACTCCGAGCTGGGTACGTTGCTCGCTCTCCCTGTCTCTCGATCTTAAACATCCACACTAGTTAATCATTCTTAATTCAAAAAGCACATTTTTtccattttacataaaattgtgACTATGACATTTCATCTTGCAGATGAATGAGTTCAAAGGCGCTTCTCCAGAAGTCTCATCCCCCGGGCAATTGACTGTTAAAGAACTGTCGTCCCAAGGTTTGCTATTTTTTCTAACACGACATATCTTTTCCACCTCATAGTATTAGCCTTGCCTATTCAGATTGACAGTCTGACAACATAGCATGTCACATTTTGATATGACATTAAAATTGATCACTGTCTTTTGCAGATATGCATAAAACA
It encodes the following:
- the LOC139190702 gene encoding uncharacterized protein, coding for MGEGEEINVGEEERENISLKDLSKKLEEFAKARDWEKYHSPRNLLLAMVGEVGELSEIFQWRGEVDRGLPNWEESDKEHLGEELSDVLLYLIRLADICGIDLAHAASKKIVKNAIKYPPKFF
- the LOC139190292 gene encoding glycolipid transfer protein 1-like produces the protein MEGTVFAPALEGFKTVKSEQGEILTKPFLDVCKQILPVIDKFGAAMTLVKSDIGGNITRLESKYTSNPAAFNHLYRLVQVEIETKTAKASSSCTNGLLWLTRAMDFLVELFRNLLEHQDWSMSQACTDSYGKTLKKYHGWLASSSFSVAMKLAPDRKKFMEVIGGNGDIMGDIEKFCTAFTPLLQENHKFLARVGMDDLKAS